The following coding sequences lie in one Mercenaria mercenaria strain notata chromosome 5, MADL_Memer_1, whole genome shotgun sequence genomic window:
- the LOC123557827 gene encoding uncharacterized protein LOC123557827, with amino-acid sequence MASENPEAGQMDFEISETISRPEVEDADTTGDPKFDQKVKNELNSKDNENPLAESNNDKKSDHAEENIQNKATCENEVDVIEERNKKKGTIEERYNDGKCEPCLFDEIEEDAVAFCAVCIEYLCKGCARDHRRSKVTRSHKVLDENEMPKDPGVFKMMKTMTACTEHPEIEVSFKCEKHKQFICTSCLAVNHRKCEEVTEVSKVQKSFIDGDTETSLSDMLQTINDVTVAARIAKEENIKKLHLDQACIAEERSGFIECLQEHLLNLDEKSKIETENILTEELKALEEEVDKCKEIENQEIKYKELLGVAMNYGSTVELNVISELVKKEAEKLKGETKKQEAKAAVRLTFESNQSFTDVATIGNVYVLRGEKKEGHQDENPRKQILLETSSDVIDETSSDARESAEKGPLMQSVVSRTRTMHDLHQSTNVAGLKCFLTSMVVLSDGRVVVTDHNNENIKILSLDFSVKMEYKVDGKPIDMCQTSRDNVAVIFDGKKIVNKYMVAEDAIHNDGGFPSKLYPISIVKSEENDNCVIILFSDEERSTQKRSDNDTIEIQIRSFHKGAILKQLTDFKTKSSHKLILENPGRIRVTPIIKDAFLVSENKKLHCFETDHSNANTIKEKWFYKSYRASNIDDITDIAVDREGNIYVCGKGSRNIHQISGSNFMNNRVLLSVPGSPQSLCVDDERRRLIVGCENDDFIYVIALE; translated from the coding sequence atggcatcCGAAAATCCAGAAGCTGGACAAATGGATTTTGAGATATCCGAAACCATTAGCAGGCCAGAAGTAGAAGATGCGGATACAACTGGCGATCCAAAATTCGATCAGAAAGTTAAGAATGAACTTAACAGCAAGGATAATGAAAACCCATTAGCAGAGAGCAACAATGACAAAAAATCTGACCATGCTGAGGAGAATATTCAAAATAAAGCCACTTGTGAGAATGAAGTTGATGTCATCGAAGAGAGAAACAAAAAGAAAGGAACGATAGAAGAAAGGTACAATGATGGCAAATGCGAACCGTGCTTGTTTGATGAAATAGAGGAAGATGCCGTTGCATTTTGTGCAGTTTGCATCGAGTATTTGTGCAAAGGGTGCGCTCGCGACCATAGAAGGAGTAAGGTGACAAGAAGCCATAAAGTGTTAGATGAGAACGAAATGCCAAAAGACCCCGGCGTTTTCAAAATGATGAAGACTATGACAGCATGCACTGAACATCCCGAAATAGAAGTTTCCTTTAAATGCGAGAAACATAAGCAGTTTATATGCACATCATGTCTGGCTGTTAATCATAGGAAATGCGAGGAAGTAACAGAGGTTTCAAAGGTGCAAAAGTCTTTTATTGATGGAGATACCGAAACCTCACTGTCGGATATGTTACAAACTATTAATGATGTAACTGTTGCAGCACGGATTGCGAAagaagaaaatatcaaaaagcTACATCTGGACCAGGCATGTATTGCAGAAGAGCGGTCGGGATTCATCGAATGTCTACAAGAGCATTTGCTGAATCTTGATGAAAAATCCaaaattgaaacagaaaatattttaacagaagaACTTAAAGCATTAGAAGAAGAAGTTGATAAGTGCAAGGAAATAGAAAACCAAGAAATTAAGTACAAAGAGCTGCTTGGGGTCGCTATGAATTATGGTAGCACCGTAGAACTGAACGTGATTTCTGAATTAGTGAAAAAAGAGGCCGAAAAGTTAAAAGGGGAAACGAAAAAGCAAGAAGCAAAGGCAGCCGTTCGTCTAACATTTGAAAGCAACCAAAGTTTTACAGATGTAGCAACTATtggaaatgtttatgttttaagaGGCGAGAAAAAAGAGGGTCATCAGGATGAAAATCCCAGGAAGCAAATCCTTTTGGAAACTTCGAGCGACGTTATAGACGAGACGTCATCGGACGCCAGAGAATCGGCAGAGAAAGGTCCTTTAATGCAAAGCGTGGTCAGCAGAACTAGAACCATGCATGATCTACATCAGAGCACCAATGTAGCCGGACTGAAATGTTTTCTAACTAGTATGGTGGTTTTGTCAGATGGGCGCGTTGTTGTTACAGACCATAACaacgaaaatattaaaattcttaGTTTGGATTTTTCTGTAAAGATGGAATACAAAGTAGATGGAAAACCAATAGACATGTGTCAAACTTCAAGAGATAACGTTGCTGTCATATTTGATGGCAAGAAAATAGTCAATAAATATATGGTCGCAGAGGATGCAATTCATAATGACGGAGGATTCCCGTCGAAACTGTATCCAATCAGTATTGTAAAGTCCGAAGAAAATGACAACTGCGTGATTATTTTGTTTTCCGACGAAGAGAGAAGCACACAAAAAAGAAGTGACAACGACACTATTGAGATACAGATACGAAGTTTTCACAAAGGCGCAATCCTTAAACAATTAACCGATTTCAAAACCAAATCGTCGCACAAACTGATCTTAGAAAATCCTGGTCGTATTCGCGTGACCCCGATAATTAAGGACGCTTTCCTTGTTTCGGAAAACAAGAAGTTACATTGCTTTGAGACAGACCATTCGAATGCAAATACTATCAAAGAAAAGTGGTTCTATAAGAGTTATAGAGCTAGTAATATAGATGATATAACAGACATTGCTGTGGACAGAGAGGGAAACATTTATGTTTGTGGAAAGGGTTCCAGAAACATCCATCAGATATCAGGTTCAAACTTCATGAACAACAGAGTGCTCCTATCGGTACCCGGATCTCCCCAGTCTCTGTGTGTAGATGACGAAAGAAGACGATTGATTGTGGGTTGTGAAAACGATGACTTCATCTACGTTATTGCATTAgaatga